One window of the Lactobacillus sp. PV034 genome contains the following:
- a CDS encoding Bax inhibitor-1 family protein — MDNFSNQSEHRQIVDNAALNKFLSKMYGIMTLAVFVSALTAYLTMTVFAVPMSRFLSHSWSVWLLLLLPFALTIGISFKATRNPVASFVMLMITAIAYGITFAVIASAYTGADIAAAFLSSAAVFITMAVIGTVTKKNLSNLGSYASAALIGLIVAWIINMFLRNPMVDYVFSFIAVIIFTILTAWDAQQMKKLYLQYGNEVSTTGLAVQGALMLYLDFINLFLQFLEIFGFSDRN; from the coding sequence ATGGATAATTTTTCCAATCAATCTGAGCACCGTCAAATCGTTGACAATGCTGCTCTAAATAAGTTTTTAAGTAAAATGTACGGTATTATGACCTTAGCAGTCTTTGTTTCTGCTCTCACTGCTTACTTAACAATGACTGTATTTGCTGTACCAATGAGTCGCTTTTTATCCCATTCTTGGAGTGTGTGGCTTCTATTATTATTACCTTTTGCTTTAACTATTGGAATAAGCTTTAAAGCTACTCGTAATCCCGTTGCTAGTTTTGTCATGCTTATGATAACAGCAATTGCTTATGGCATTACCTTTGCCGTTATTGCTTCAGCTTATACTGGTGCCGACATTGCAGCTGCCTTTCTTTCATCAGCTGCTGTCTTTATCACAATGGCAGTTATTGGTACTGTGACTAAAAAGAATCTCTCAAACCTAGGTTCTTATGCTTCAGCAGCTTTAATTGGTTTAATCGTAGCTTGGATCATTAATATGTTCCTCAGAAACCCAATGGTTGACTACGTCTTTTCATTTATTGCAGTAATTATCTTTACCATTTTAACTGCTTGGGATGCTCAACAAATGAAAAAGCTTTACCTCCAATATGGTAATGAAGTTTCTACTACTGGATTGGCCGTTCAAGGTGCTTTAATGTTATATCTAGATTTCATTAACTTGTTCCTCCAATTCTTAGAAATTTTCGGTTTTAGTGACCGCAACTAA
- the nhaC gene encoding Na+/H+ antiporter NhaC, with product MKKKVSFGEALTILAILLIILGWSVIKLGLMPEVPVLFTVCLLIFWAKFRGASWTEIQDGVKEGISVAIIPIFIFILIGALIGLWIKAGIIPSIMVAGFKLINGQFFVPSVFIVCAIVGTAIGSGFTTISTVGIALFGIGVSMNLNPALMAGAIISGAVFGDKMSPLSDSTNLSSAVAESELFAHIKNMMWSTIPAFIVSLILFWFLGNSGQMHASKIQRTVHILQSNFSISWWAIAPILLMIYCAWRKIPAIPTLFLNIVLSVVMIFIQNPHQSITALNDIIMNGFVAKTSDKSVNLLLTRGGISSMMGTVALIISTLSLGGLLMKFEVVQNAMKPLVDHLKKPGRLVITTILSGICINLFVGEQYLSVILPGRAFKQAYDKMGLSSLALSRVLEDGGSVINYLIPWGVAGSFAASTLGVPVLDFIPFTFFSLLSPVFSILSGVTGIGLKWNKKNK from the coding sequence ATGAAAAAGAAAGTCTCTTTTGGTGAAGCTCTCACCATTTTGGCTATTTTACTAATCATCTTAGGTTGGTCAGTAATTAAACTCGGCTTAATGCCAGAAGTACCCGTCTTATTCACTGTCTGTTTATTAATTTTCTGGGCAAAATTTAGAGGTGCCTCATGGACAGAAATCCAAGATGGAGTGAAAGAGGGAATTAGCGTCGCCATTATTCCAATCTTTATTTTTATCCTAATTGGCGCCTTAATTGGGTTATGGATTAAAGCCGGAATTATCCCTTCAATTATGGTTGCCGGATTCAAACTAATTAACGGTCAATTCTTTGTTCCTTCAGTATTCATCGTTTGTGCTATTGTTGGTACAGCAATCGGTAGTGGTTTTACGACTATTTCTACCGTTGGAATTGCTCTGTTTGGAATTGGCGTAAGTATGAATCTGAATCCTGCTTTAATGGCTGGTGCAATTATTTCTGGAGCAGTTTTTGGTGATAAAATGTCTCCTTTATCTGATTCTACTAACCTTTCTTCTGCGGTAGCTGAAAGTGAACTATTTGCCCATATTAAAAATATGATGTGGTCTACTATCCCTGCCTTCATTGTTTCTTTAATTCTTTTCTGGTTTTTGGGAAATAGTGGCCAGATGCATGCTTCAAAAATTCAACGTACAGTTCATATTTTACAAAGTAACTTCTCTATTAGTTGGTGGGCCATTGCACCAATCCTATTGATGATTTACTGTGCTTGGCGTAAAATCCCTGCAATTCCTACCTTATTCCTTAATATTGTTTTGAGTGTAGTTATGATTTTTATTCAAAATCCTCATCAATCTATTACTGCTTTAAACGATATTATAATGAATGGTTTTGTAGCTAAAACTTCTGATAAATCTGTTAACCTTTTATTAACTCGTGGTGGAATTTCTAGCATGATGGGCACAGTGGCCTTGATTATTTCTACTCTTTCTTTAGGTGGATTACTGATGAAATTTGAAGTGGTACAAAATGCAATGAAGCCACTTGTTGACCATTTGAAAAAGCCAGGTCGCTTGGTTATTACCACTATTCTTTCCGGGATTTGTATCAACCTTTTCGTTGGTGAGCAATACCTTTCAGTAATTTTACCAGGACGTGCTTTTAAACAGGCTTACGACAAAATGGGCTTATCTTCCTTAGCACTAAGCCGTGTCTTAGAAGATGGTGGTAGTGTTATCAACTACCTAATTCCTTGGGGCGTTGCCGGATCATTTGCGGCATCAACTTTAGGAGTGCCCGTGCTTGACTTTATCCCATTTACCTTCTTTAGTCTACTTTCACCAGTCTTTTCTATTTTATCTGGAGTAACTGGTATTGGTTTAAAGTGGAACAAAAAAAATAAGTAA
- a CDS encoding ABC transporter ATP-binding protein produces the protein MIEFEKIDKEYHVGDQVVKALHEVSFKIEQGKLTIILGPSGSGKSTLLNILGGMDRPTRGAVKFNDQLVSKLNDHELTDYRRKVVGFVFQFYNLIPSLTALENVAIAAQLNNNDHQAEDYLSQVGLSERLNNFPNQMSGGEMQRVSIARALSKKPKLLLCDEPTGALDSKTSIKIMKILQDISKSSETAVVMVTHNPKFEQYADHVIRLKDGQIEKIYGNKSPKIVEKV, from the coding sequence ATGATTGAATTTGAAAAAATTGATAAAGAATATCACGTTGGTGACCAAGTAGTGAAGGCTCTTCATGAAGTGAGTTTTAAGATAGAACAAGGAAAATTAACGATAATTTTAGGACCGTCTGGTTCAGGAAAAAGTACGTTGTTAAATATTTTAGGTGGTATGGACAGACCAACTAGAGGGGCAGTTAAGTTTAATGATCAATTAGTTTCTAAGTTAAATGATCATGAATTAACGGATTATAGAAGAAAAGTAGTTGGCTTTGTTTTTCAATTTTATAATTTGATTCCGAGTTTAACTGCACTAGAAAATGTTGCAATTGCGGCACAATTAAATAATAACGATCATCAGGCAGAAGATTACTTAAGTCAAGTTGGATTGTCTGAGCGGCTCAATAATTTTCCTAACCAAATGTCTGGCGGTGAAATGCAGAGAGTTTCGATTGCAAGAGCTTTATCAAAAAAGCCAAAATTATTATTATGTGATGAACCTACGGGAGCTTTAGATTCAAAAACGAGCATAAAAATTATGAAAATACTGCAGGATATTTCTAAATCAAGTGAGACTGCTGTAGTAATGGTGACCCATAATCCAAAATTTGAACAGTATGCAGATCATGTTATTAGACTAAAAGATGGTCAAATAGAAAAGATATATGGTAATAAAAGTCCGAAAATTGTGGAGAAAGTTTAA
- a CDS encoding IS3 family transposase (programmed frameshift) — translation MTKYSNEFKIQIVSEFFDHQNSMTGLSKKYNVPLSMVRTWIHQTEENGLDSLKVKHKKMIYSPEFKLNVIRYYLNNPNLGKIPVATKFNINVSQVYTWVKKFKKEGMAGLLPKQKGRPSKMPKKTKKKQAQKIKLSEKQKYEEKIIKQEAEIEKLKLENLGLKKSGCPISSLSNKEKTRLILDIRAEQPQVKLQILLSLLNLNRKTYYDNKNNRLNKPDKYAKVKERIKAIYYGDEGRETYGYRPMWGALRDEGIYLAQETVRKLMRMLGIKTTLYHKNTGKYSSYKGSVGKKAPNILKQKFDEKIPYRVLHTDVTEVKLTTGKKVYISPVVDEASLEILACCTSYSPEMKTIYQMLDELEEKLPKDANPILHSDQGFQYQNAGYQARLKEMNITQSMSRKGNCHDNAPGETIFNLLKRERLNREKISTLEEMKEILKDYIYWFNNIRRSNKLKYTTPVKYRNRVLANNI, via the exons ATGACTAAATATTCTAATGAATTTAAAATACAGATTGTTTCTGAATTCTTTGATCATCAAAATTCAATGACAGGATTAAGTAAAAAATACAATGTTCCTTTATCTATGGTGCGTACCTGGATTCATCAAACTGAAGAAAATGGCCTTGACTCTCTTAAAGTTAAACATAAGAAAATGATCTATTCTCCTGAGTTTAAGTTAAATGTGATACGCTACTACTTAAATAATCCTAATTTAGGAAAAATTCCAGTAGCTACCAAGTTCAATATAAACGTTTCTCAGGTTTACACTTGGGTTAAAAAATTTAAAAAAGAAGGTATGGCTGGATTACTTCCTAAGCAGAAAGGACGTCCATCTAAAATGCCTAAGAAAACTAAAAAGAAACAAGCTCAAAAGATAAAACTTAGCGAAAAACAAAAATATGAAGAAAAGATTATTAAGCAAGAAGCTGAGATAGAAAAATTAAAACTGGAGAATCTTG GTCTTAAAAAAAGTGGCTGCCCGATATCCTCGTTATCCAACAAAGAAAAAACAAGATTAATCTTGGATATTCGGGCTGAACAACCACAAGTAAAGCTTCAAATACTATTAAGCTTACTTAATTTAAATAGAAAAACTTACTATGACAATAAAAATAATCGTCTTAATAAGCCTGATAAATATGCAAAGGTAAAAGAAAGAATTAAGGCTATTTATTATGGCGATGAAGGGCGCGAAACATATGGCTATCGCCCAATGTGGGGAGCATTACGAGATGAAGGTATTTATCTTGCTCAAGAAACAGTACGCAAATTAATGCGTATGTTAGGTATCAAAACTACTCTATATCATAAAAATACTGGTAAATATAGTTCTTATAAAGGTAGTGTGGGTAAGAAGGCACCCAATATCTTAAAGCAAAAATTTGATGAAAAAATTCCATATCGCGTTCTCCATACTGATGTAACAGAAGTTAAGTTGACCACAGGTAAAAAAGTATATATCTCCCCAGTAGTAGATGAAGCTTCCTTAGAAATATTAGCTTGTTGCACTAGCTACTCACCTGAAATGAAAACTATTTATCAAATGCTTGATGAACTGGAAGAAAAATTACCCAAAGATGCCAATCCAATCCTACATTCAGATCAAGGTTTTCAATATCAAAATGCTGGTTATCAAGCCCGTCTTAAAGAAATGAATATTACTCAAAGCATGTCTAGAAAAGGAAATTGTCATGATAATGCACCTGGAGAGACCATTTTCAATCTTTTAAAACGTGAGCGACTTAATAGAGAAAAGATTAGCACCTTAGAAGAAATGAAAGAAATCTTAAAGGATTATATATATTGGTTCAACAATATCAGACGTTCAAACAAACTAAAATACACGACTCCTGTAAAATACAGAAATCGTGTATTAGCAAATAATATTTAA
- a CDS encoding helix-turn-helix domain-containing protein — protein MKKNKVKELRLSQHLSQEQLAEKANVSVRTIQRLENEEDVSSSTLNLVAKALRVSVDDLLFELDPDEQQEKLQEQEDKRYTEFHTFKLFYSSIYIVIMLLIYTLISMLSISDNVYDILEILWIGGWMVMIPVRRWLIVNKVNPKLDQKYPLTAN, from the coding sequence ATGAAGAAAAATAAAGTAAAAGAACTACGTTTATCCCAACATTTGTCTCAAGAACAATTAGCTGAAAAGGCAAATGTTTCTGTTAGAACTATTCAGCGTTTAGAAAATGAAGAAGACGTAAGTAGCTCTACCTTGAATTTAGTTGCAAAAGCGTTGAGAGTAAGTGTAGATGATCTATTATTCGAGCTTGATCCAGATGAGCAGCAAGAAAAATTACAAGAGCAAGAGGATAAACGTTATACCGAATTTCATACGTTTAAACTATTTTACAGTAGCATCTATATTGTAATAATGTTACTTATATATACGCTTATTTCCATGCTTTCTATTTCGGATAATGTCTATGATATTTTAGAAATTTTGTGGATAGGTGGCTGGATGGTAATGATTCCAGTAAGACGCTGGTTAATTGTAAATAAAGTAAATCCAAAATTAGATCAAAAATACCCTCTGACTGCTAATTAG
- the brnQ gene encoding branched-chain amino acid transport system II carrier protein has product MKDQKSRKLSWKQYLVVASLLFGLFFGAGNLIFPLHLGQLAGSNWGTAAVGFLITGVLLPLLSVLAVAITRANGVYDIGKPLGATFAVVFMVLIHATIGPLFGTPRTATVSFTVGVAPFVPKNMQTVALLVFSALFFLAAFAFSYHENDILSNVGKVLNPLFLALLFLVFVVAFANPLGNPQVAPVTAAYKHSALVNGFLEGYNTMDALAGLAFGVTVVTAVRSMGQKSAKSVSKVVAKSGVLAVSAIGLIYLLLILMGAMSLGHFKVSDNGGVAFSQIVNQYAGIFGQALLAVLLTITCLTTAVGLVAAFAQDFHKHFPKVSYHAWLALSCGASFLTANFGLDQIIAWSTPMLMFLYPLSMVLILLSVFSPLFNKDGVVYFFVIVFTVVPALGDMVVAFPSVVSQSAFGLTVAHLRSSLPLANMGLSWLVPALVGAVIGLAVHYVRRKRVSSFVVEE; this is encoded by the coding sequence ATGAAAGACCAAAAATCTCGTAAGTTATCTTGGAAGCAATATCTAGTTGTTGCGTCCCTATTATTTGGACTATTTTTTGGAGCCGGAAACTTAATTTTTCCACTTCATTTGGGTCAATTAGCAGGTTCAAATTGGGGAACAGCAGCTGTTGGATTTTTGATCACTGGTGTCTTGTTACCATTACTATCTGTTTTAGCGGTGGCAATCACACGTGCAAATGGTGTCTATGATATTGGTAAACCACTAGGAGCCACTTTTGCAGTAGTATTTATGGTTTTAATTCACGCAACAATCGGGCCTTTATTTGGTACTCCAAGAACCGCAACTGTTTCATTTACAGTTGGAGTGGCCCCATTCGTTCCTAAAAATATGCAAACTGTTGCCTTATTAGTATTTTCTGCTTTATTCTTTTTAGCAGCCTTTGCCTTTTCTTATCATGAAAATGACATTTTATCTAATGTCGGTAAAGTGTTAAACCCTCTATTTTTAGCCCTTTTATTTTTAGTATTTGTTGTTGCTTTTGCCAATCCCTTAGGTAACCCGCAAGTGGCTCCTGTAACTGCTGCCTATAAGCATTCAGCTTTAGTGAATGGTTTCTTAGAAGGATATAACACAATGGATGCCTTAGCTGGTCTAGCCTTTGGCGTTACCGTTGTTACTGCTGTTCGTTCAATGGGACAAAAGAGTGCTAAGAGCGTATCTAAAGTTGTTGCCAAATCTGGTGTTCTTGCAGTTAGTGCAATCGGATTAATCTACTTATTATTAATCTTGATGGGTGCAATGTCTTTAGGTCATTTTAAAGTCTCAGATAATGGTGGAGTAGCCTTTAGTCAAATCGTTAACCAATACGCTGGCATCTTCGGACAAGCTTTACTTGCTGTTTTATTAACAATTACTTGTTTAACTACTGCCGTAGGATTGGTTGCAGCGTTTGCTCAAGATTTTCACAAACATTTTCCAAAGGTTAGCTATCATGCCTGGCTTGCACTTAGCTGTGGTGCTTCATTCTTAACTGCAAACTTTGGGTTAGATCAAATCATCGCTTGGTCTACTCCAATGTTAATGTTCTTATATCCATTATCAATGGTTTTGATCCTTTTATCTGTCTTTTCACCATTATTTAATAAAGATGGTGTTGTATATTTCTTCGTAATCGTCTTTACTGTTGTACCAGCATTAGGAGATATGGTAGTCGCATTTCCAAGTGTAGTAAGTCAAAGCGCTTTTGGCTTAACTGTAGCACATTTAAGAAGTAGTTTACCATTAGCTAATATGGGATTATCCTGGTTAGTTCCAGCTTTGGTTGGAGCAGTAATTGGACTAGCCGTACACTATGTAAGAAGAAAAAGAGTTTCAAGCTTTGTTGTAGAAGAATAA
- the rlmD gene encoding 23S rRNA (uracil(1939)-C(5))-methyltransferase RlmD codes for MQKNEIVELEITDLSYEGMGVAHHEGLTVFVNNALPGEVVKAKILKVKKNFAFAKIEEMVKESPDRMKVGLRQWVQTGLASLAHLNYDKQLEFKRQQVVNLLQKAHMDDVEVGQTLASPEEVGYRNKGQVPVRNVNGQLEIGFFRRHSHDLMPLTNFFTTDPEIDRTLLAVRDILRKNQVPAYDERNHKGEVRYLDVRRSKATGEIMVILVTLHKEFPQLAKVTEEISKIDGVTSVVLNHNPQKTNVILGKKDYLLSGKDYIVDKIGDVEFKISPQSFFQINSLQTPRLYQLAIDKAELKPDDVVIDAYSGIGTIGLSVAKHVKEVRGMEIVKPAVEDANNNATLNGIDNAHYVVGKAENIMPKWAADGLKTDVIFVDPPRKGLTPEFIEAAVKTGPEKIVYISCNPATMVRDLEQFKDAGYSFDRIDPVDMFPQTPHVEAVSVLKKK; via the coding sequence ATGCAAAAGAACGAAATTGTAGAATTAGAAATTACTGATCTCTCTTATGAAGGAATGGGTGTAGCTCATCATGAGGGGCTCACTGTTTTTGTAAATAATGCTTTACCAGGTGAAGTGGTTAAAGCCAAGATTTTAAAAGTAAAGAAAAATTTTGCTTTTGCTAAGATTGAAGAAATGGTGAAGGAAAGTCCGGATCGAATGAAGGTTGGTTTGCGCCAATGGGTGCAAACAGGACTAGCTTCTTTAGCACATCTAAATTATGACAAGCAACTTGAATTTAAGCGTCAGCAAGTAGTTAATCTTTTGCAAAAAGCACACATGGATGATGTCGAAGTAGGACAAACTTTGGCTAGTCCCGAAGAAGTTGGTTACCGTAATAAGGGCCAAGTCCCAGTAAGAAACGTAAATGGTCAATTAGAGATTGGCTTTTTCCGCCGTCACTCACACGATTTGATGCCTTTGACTAATTTCTTTACTACTGATCCTGAAATTGACCGTACTCTTTTAGCAGTTCGTGATATTTTACGTAAGAATCAGGTTCCTGCTTATGATGAAAGGAATCATAAAGGTGAAGTGCGTTATCTTGATGTCCGCCGTTCTAAGGCAACTGGGGAAATTATGGTGATTTTGGTAACTTTGCACAAAGAATTTCCACAATTAGCCAAGGTGACTGAAGAAATTAGCAAAATTGATGGTGTAACTAGCGTTGTTTTGAATCATAATCCACAAAAGACCAATGTAATTCTGGGGAAAAAGGATTATTTGCTTTCGGGAAAAGATTATATTGTGGATAAAATTGGGGATGTCGAATTTAAAATTTCACCACAAAGTTTCTTCCAGATTAATTCATTGCAAACTCCTCGCTTATATCAATTAGCGATTGATAAGGCTGAATTAAAGCCGGATGATGTTGTAATTGATGCATATTCTGGGATTGGAACGATTGGTTTATCTGTGGCAAAACACGTCAAAGAAGTTCGGGGGATGGAAATAGTCAAGCCTGCTGTTGAAGATGCAAATAATAATGCTACTTTAAATGGAATTGATAATGCTCATTATGTAGTCGGAAAAGCTGAAAACATCATGCCTAAATGGGCAGCCGATGGCTTAAAGACAGACGTGATTTTTGTTGATCCACCTCGTAAGGGCTTAACTCCTGAATTTATTGAAGCGGCAGTCAAAACCGGTCCAGAAAAGATTGTCTATATTTCATGTAATCCAGCTACGATGGTACGTGATTTAGAACAGTTTAAAGATGCTGGATATAGCTTTGATAGAATTGATCCTGTGGATATGTTCCCACAAACACCACATGTTGAAGCAGTTAGTGTGTTGAAAAAGAAGTAA
- a CDS encoding MarR family winged helix-turn-helix transcriptional regulator — MDKKIEILRFLIKSCERESLYVFNNLLKDLELTSNQVEVITILNSYGAMSLKELGNLLICEKKSPSRLVQSLIKKKLLIKKIDETDKRVSLIDLTSQGKKLIPKINAANEKFNRIIEKKINDSTQVDELIAILSEYLKGTDSLSKIQRRYYKEK, encoded by the coding sequence ATGGATAAAAAAATTGAAATTTTAAGATTTTTAATCAAAAGTTGTGAACGTGAATCATTATATGTTTTTAATAATTTACTTAAAGATTTAGAATTAACATCAAATCAAGTTGAAGTAATAACTATACTAAACTCATACGGTGCAATGTCTTTAAAAGAATTAGGTAATTTACTAATTTGTGAAAAAAAATCTCCTAGTAGATTAGTACAATCTTTAATTAAAAAGAAACTATTGATTAAAAAAATTGACGAAACAGATAAAAGAGTTAGTTTAATTGATTTAACTTCCCAAGGAAAAAAATTAATTCCTAAAATAAATGCTGCTAATGAAAAGTTTAATAGGATTATTGAAAAAAAAATCAATGATTCAACTCAAGTCGATGAATTAATAGCCATTCTCAGTGAATACCTAAAGGGCACAGATAGTCTTTCTAAAATACAGAGAAGATATTACAAAGAAAAATAG
- a CDS encoding ABC transporter permease yields the protein MKLLNRKLFRDISHNWAQFMSVFLMAALSIIVFVGLQGAWHGLQESLNSYLTKNNLPNYWIQGSYITKDDKSKLKDISGIKKLSFGTRLQVKQDNHYLIIDSFQKPLIKLYRVKGEKYNSQSENGIWINKEYARAHSLKVGDNLSLTYTNQNLHLKVRGIVQSPSRIYFTGTQEFIAPNYSNYGYAYVSPKALRKVFNYKGPQNIVEIDGKHKNFRKEIEKIFGARLLTYYNRHTLPDVSTAIERVGEIKNLSYMFSFIFLLLAILAMYTTIRRLITSQTEEIATLKALGFSNFRIQIHYASFGLLVGSLGTIVGALVAPLISWYVLSSQKNMFSLPSWQVSYSFSAWMVMILVILICVFSAYLAARSGSKGVPALYLRGNEETKAKKIWLEHWKNLWKHLPYSGRWAIRDAFINRTRTLMGIIGVAGGMMLTIAGIGMPQSMTHLVDKAYNTDFSYNKRLYVNNYESYSRTHPQAKQWVQISQAHFSPDDGYNRLLIIVDKGDYVNMKTTNGMGIKNGGLYVTQGFAKRANIKKGDNLKVRTFGSNKQYSFKVKGIITTETNQGAYITAHTWQKAKGFYQPTTLLVGKNYKYHKQDINSTISINEQKKNAYNFVNSLMSIFALIIIFGALLIIIVLYNLGSLSFVEKMRDYATLRVLGIHKRELRRLTLIENLITTFIGWLIGIPAGIWFLGQYVKTFSTINLEYTRYYNWETIVIASLFVWICSLSTTLFISRRIKNIDMVQALKGVE from the coding sequence ATGAAATTATTAAATCGTAAATTATTTCGAGATATAAGCCATAATTGGGCTCAATTTATGTCGGTCTTTTTAATGGCTGCACTGTCTATTATTGTATTTGTCGGTTTACAAGGGGCGTGGCATGGATTACAGGAAAGCTTAAATAGTTACTTAACAAAAAATAATTTACCTAATTATTGGATTCAGGGAAGTTATATTACTAAAGATGACAAAAGTAAGTTAAAAGATATTTCAGGTATAAAAAAATTAAGTTTTGGAACTAGGTTACAAGTTAAGCAGGATAACCATTATCTAATTATCGATTCATTTCAAAAACCGCTAATTAAGTTATACCGGGTAAAAGGCGAAAAATACAATAGCCAGAGTGAGAATGGAATATGGATTAATAAAGAATATGCTAGAGCTCATTCTTTAAAAGTTGGAGATAATTTATCATTAACCTATACCAATCAAAACTTACATTTAAAAGTAAGAGGTATTGTCCAAAGTCCTAGTCGAATATATTTCACTGGAACGCAGGAGTTTATTGCTCCTAACTATTCTAATTATGGTTATGCTTATGTTTCACCTAAAGCTCTAAGAAAAGTATTTAATTATAAAGGACCTCAAAATATTGTTGAGATTGATGGAAAGCATAAAAATTTTAGAAAAGAAATAGAGAAAATATTTGGTGCTAGATTATTAACATATTATAATCGACACACTTTACCAGATGTTTCTACGGCAATAGAAAGAGTTGGAGAAATTAAGAACCTTTCGTATATGTTCTCCTTTATTTTCCTTTTGTTGGCAATTTTGGCAATGTATACTACAATTAGACGCCTGATTACTAGCCAAACAGAGGAAATAGCTACTTTGAAGGCCTTAGGATTTTCAAATTTTAGAATTCAAATTCATTATGCAAGTTTTGGCTTGCTAGTGGGTAGTCTTGGAACAATTGTTGGTGCTTTAGTGGCTCCACTAATTTCTTGGTATGTTTTATCATCACAAAAGAATATGTTTTCTCTTCCTAGTTGGCAGGTTTCATATAGTTTTTCTGCCTGGATGGTAATGATATTGGTCATTTTAATTTGCGTTTTCTCTGCATATTTAGCAGCTAGGAGTGGATCAAAAGGAGTACCTGCTCTTTATCTGAGGGGAAATGAAGAAACAAAAGCAAAAAAAATATGGCTTGAGCACTGGAAAAATCTGTGGAAACACTTACCATATTCTGGACGCTGGGCTATTAGAGATGCTTTTATCAATCGTACAAGAACATTAATGGGAATTATTGGTGTAGCTGGTGGCATGATGTTAACAATTGCTGGAATTGGTATGCCACAGTCGATGACACATCTTGTGGATAAAGCATATAATACAGACTTTTCGTATAATAAACGACTGTATGTTAATAATTATGAATCATATTCAAGGACACATCCTCAAGCTAAGCAATGGGTACAAATTAGTCAGGCTCATTTTTCACCCGATGATGGCTATAATAGATTATTAATTATAGTTGATAAGGGTGATTACGTTAATATGAAAACAACAAATGGCATGGGTATTAAGAATGGTGGCTTGTATGTGACTCAAGGATTTGCAAAGAGGGCAAATATTAAAAAAGGCGACAATTTAAAGGTTAGAACTTTTGGAAGTAATAAGCAATATTCTTTCAAAGTTAAAGGTATTATCACTACAGAAACTAATCAAGGTGCCTATATAACTGCCCATACTTGGCAGAAAGCTAAAGGATTTTACCAGCCAACAACATTACTAGTTGGTAAGAATTATAAATATCATAAACAAGATATTAATTCAACAATTTCCATTAATGAACAAAAAAAGAATGCATATAATTTTGTAAATAGCCTAATGAGTATTTTCGCTTTAATTATTATATTTGGTGCATTATTAATTATTATCGTTCTTTATAATTTAGGATCATTAAGTTTTGTCGAAAAAATGAGAGACTATGCAACTTTGCGTGTACTGGGAATACATAAGAGAGAATTACGTAGATTAACACTTATTGAGAATTTGATTACTACTTTTATTGGTTGGCTAATAGGTATACCGGCTGGAATATGGTTCTTAGGACAGTACGTTAAAACATTTTCAACTATTAATTTGGAATATACAAGATATTATAACTGGGAAACTATTGTAATTGCATCTTTATTCGTATGGATTTGTTCGTTATCAACCACTTTATTTATTAGTCGTAGAATTAAGAACATTGATATGGTACAAGCTTTAAAAGGTGTGGAGTAA